The Sphingobium cloacae DNA window GGACTGGCGAGGTCATCCGGTTCGTGTTCGCGGCTCTGGCCTTCAGGCTCATCCTGTCGGAACAAAGCTACGCGGCAGCCGGCCTGCTGCGAACGCTGGGGATGGGTCCCGACCAGTTCCGGCTCTTCTACCTGGTGGTGATCGCAGGCGTGCTTTCGGGCATAGCGATCGGCGCGGCGACGTTCGGACCCAAAACTATGATGCCGATGGCGATCGCTGCGGTGATCCTCGTCCTAATCGCCAGTCTGCTCGATAGCGATGCCACGAGCGACACAAGACCGAACAACATGATGGCAAGCCAGGCGATGATCGCCATGGCAGGCGCGCTCGTCATGGCCCCGCTCATCCTTCACGGTGTCATGGGAGCGCTCAAGAGAGGTGCGGACCACATCGTCACGTTCGTGATCCTGTTCACCATGACGCAGAGCGCCGGCGCCCTGCTCGGACCGGCGATCTACGGCACCTTCCAGCAATACCGTCAACATGAATATTCCGGGCAGATCACCAGCCACGTCGACCCCACCAATCCGGTTGTGGCGCAAAGGCTTGCGCTACAGCGCGGCATCTATGCAGCGCGCGTCTCCGATCCGATCATTGGCGGGGCGGGCGGTACGGCGCTGTTGCAGCAAGCCGCCACGCGTGAAGCGAGTATTCGCGCATACAACGATGTCTTCCGGCTGAATGCGATCATCGCCTTTGCCTTCCTTCTGTGGTGCCTTTGGCGTGTCGCCGTCCAGTTGCGGGCCGCCAGCCAAGCACCGCCACCACCTGCGGCGGCATGATCCAGAACATGAGAGCCCGATGACCCAGCCAGAGCAGACCCAGGATCGACCGCGCCCGGCCGATCCGGCAGATCAGGATCCGGCGACCGATGCAGGCATTCCGGATACACCTCCGCCCGCCAAAACTATCAAGGCGCGGCCGCGTACGCTCGCGATCATGGCAGCGATCTTCATCGCGGGTAGCTTGCTGATTCTCTATGCGTGGCGGCTGTGGCCCTTCACCAGTACGATGGTGCAGACCGAGAACGCCTATGTCCGCGGCCAGATTACGGCCATGGCACCGCAGGTCGCGGGGTATGTCGTCGAGGCGAACGTACGCGATTTCGCGCATGTGCGACGCGGACAGGTCTTGCTGCGCATTGATGACCGGATTTACCGTCAGCAACTGGATGCGGCACTGGCGCAGCTCAAGGTGGCAGAGGCCGAACTCCGCAACTGGCCGCAAACCGTTGCGCAGAATGAGGCGGCGCTTCGCACTCGTCAAGCCGACCTGGCGCAGGCCAACGCCGAACGTGCGCGCGCCCGCGCCGATATCGCGCGCGTTTAGGAGCTGGCTTCCAGAGGATCGGTCAGCGTCCGCGAGCGCGATCAGGTGCTCGCGACCGAGCGCACATCGGCGGCTGCGATCGAGCGCGCACTAGCTGCCATCGATGGGCAGCAACAGGTCATCCTTGCAAATCGAGTTTCCCGCGGTGCCCTCGAGGGGCGCGTTGCACAGGCACAGGCTCAGGTTGACCTCGCGCGGATCAACCTCGCCAATACCGTGATCCGTGCGCCGCGCGATGGACAAATAAGTGAAGCCTCGGTTCGTGTGGGACAATATGCCCAAGCCGGGACCCAGCTGATGTTCCTTGTGCCCGAGCAGCTATGGGTTGTAGCCAATTTCAAGGAAACCCAGACTAGCCGGATGCGCCTCGGTCAGCTCGCTTCGTTCACCGTGGACGCCCTCGATGACGCCAGGTTGACCGGCCGTATCGAGGAGCTTGCTCCGGCAACGGGATCCGAGTTCAGCGTTTTGCGGCCGGACAACGCAAGCGGGAACTTCACGAAGATCGTCCAACGTATTCCCATCCGTATCCGCATCGATCCGGAGCAACCGCTTGCCAGGCGGCTTCGTCCTGGCATGTCGGTGGTGGCACGGGTCGATACGTCCGGAACTGCCTCTCCGAAGGAAGTCGCGCCATGAAGCCCGCGGGCTTCTCGGCGCTTGCGCTGCTCGTCTTAGTGTCAGGGTGCGCGCCTGCATATCTGCCCGCGCCGCCACGATCGACCGTGACACCTCCGGAGCAATGGCGCGATCGAGCGGGCATCGATGGTATCGGGATCTCACAAGACTGGTGGAAGCAGTTCGCGGACCCGGCGTTGGGCGCTGCGATCGTCAGGGCGATGGCGAACAATTCGGACGTTCTGGCCGCCGCGGCTCGTATCGAGGAGGCAGAGGCACAGGTACGGCTTGCGGGAGCCGCCCGGGCGCCGACGCTAAGCGCGGGCGGCGGCATAGCCTCCGACCGCGCTCTGAGCCAGGTCAGCGGGCGACCAACCGAGATTCTTGCCATACAGCCGCAGCTCGGCGCGAACTGGACGCTCGACCTCTTCGGCCGCCTGCGGGCGCTGAGCGACGCGGCCCGCGCGAATTTCGTCGCCAGTGCGGCCGACTACGACGCCGTCAGGCTCTCTGTCGCCGGGGCGACGGCGCAGGCCTATCTCACCCTGCTGTCGATCGATGCACAGCTTGACGTGACCCGGAAGACGCTGGATCTGCGCGTCGAAGCGCGGCGGATCGCAGAGGATCGCGCAAGGCTTGGCTACAGTTCGCAGCTGGAGCTTACGCAGGCGCAGTCGGAGTATGAGGCCGTGGCCCAAGCCATCCCTCAGCTTGAACAGGCCCGGCGATTGCAGGAGAACGGGCTGCGCCTGCTGACAGGCGACCTGCCCGGAGCCATGGCGCGCGGCGAGCTTGCGAACCTCTCCATCCCGGGGATCCCGGCGCTGATGCCTTCCGAACTGATGCGGCGGCGACCAGACATAGCAGCCGCTGAAGCCCGCTTGGCCGCCGCGGACCGGACGATCGCGTCAAGACGCGCCGAGTTCATGCCGGATGTCGCGTTGTCCGCGTCTTGGGGTGCGCTGATCGTGGATCAGCTGGACTATGATCCCGTATCCATCTGGAACATCGGCGCCAGCATCCTCGCGCCCCTCTTTCAGGGGGGCGCCTGACAACTCAGGTCGATCAGGCGAATGCGCGGCGCGATCAGGCGGCGTATGCCTATCGCGATATCGTGCTGCGCGCATTCGGGGAAGTCGAGAACGCCCTCACCAGCGAGCAGCGGCTGCGGGAACAGATCGTGCACGTTTCGGCTCGACGGTCGATCCTGCAGCGATCGCTGAATCTCGCTCGCGATCGTTACCGCGGAGGATATGCCTCGTACCTCGACGCGCTTGACGCCCAGCGAAATCTCTTCGCGGTCGAGCTCAACGCCATCACTGTCCGTGAGCAGCAGCTGAACGCGCTGGTTCGCGTCTGGGCATCGCTTGGGGGAGGGTGGGGCGATCGGACGATTGCGGATCGTTCGGCGCTGCCACGCTAGGCACTACTCGTCTGGCCGACGCTGCGATCGTGAAAGGACGCGGTCTCGGCTGGTCAGGCGAGTTCTGCCCCGTGGCTGTCCTACCAGGCGACATCCTCGATGGCGTCATGCCCCGGCTCGCCCGCCGGCTGCGCCCCCGTCCACCGCCGGGCATCCAGCCGTTTGCCCGTCACCGCCGCGGCAGCGTCGGAGCAGAGCCAGAGCAGCGGCGGGACCACGATCTCGGGCGACAGCAGCCTGGCGCGGGCACTGTCCGGCAGTCCTTCGGGGATCATGCCGGTCAGCGTTGCGCCCCCTGGCAGCAGCGCGTTCACCGTAATGCCGCTGTCAGCAAGGTCCTGCGCCCAGATCGCGGTTTCTGACAACCAGCGCCGCTTTGGAGGGGCCATAGGGCGAGAAGCCTCTGCGCCGCATCGTCTCGCGGTTCATCGAGACGTTGATGATCCTCCCGCTGCCTCTCTCCAGCATCGCCGGGACAGCCGTGCGCGCCATCAGGAACGGTCCGTTGACGTTGGTGTCGATCACCATGCGCCACGTGTCGGGGGCGACCTCCCAGAACCGGGACGGTTCGGTCAGGAAGGTATCGCTCACATACTTCATGCCGCGCCCGGCGTTGTTGACGAGGATGTCGAGCCGGCCGAACCGCGCGACCGCTTCGCGCACGGCCGCGGCACAATCCGCCGCCCGGGTCACGTCGGCGAGCAGCGGCCGCACCCGATCGTCGCCGCATGCACGCTCTGCCTCCTGTGCGACCGCCTCGACCTCGGCAAGCTCGCGTGCAGCGGTGGCGATCACCCGCACGCCGGCCTGCGCTAGCCCCAGCGTCATGGCGCGGCCCAGCCCACAACCGCCGCCCGTGACGATCGCGACTTGGTCGGCGAGCCCGTGCTCCTCGGGCGCGCTCACCTGTTTAGCGCCTGCATCTGAGGTGCCGCGTAACGCTCGCCCGCGGCAGCCCCCCTTGGCGCCGCGTGATCAAGACGTTCCAGTTCTTCCCGGCTCAGCGTGACGTCGAGCGCGGCGACATTCTCCTCCAGATAGCGGCGGCGCTTGGTGCCCGGGATCGGAACAATGTCCTCGGCTTGTGCGAGCACCCAGGCGAGCGCTAGCTGGGACGGCGTACAGCCCTTTTCCCGCGCAAGCGCCTCGACAGCCGCGACAAGATTCAGGTTGCGCTGGAGATTGTCGCCCTGGAATCGCGGACCGTGCCGGCGATAATCATCGGGAGCGAGGTCCTCCACCCGCCGGATTGCGCCCGTCAGGAAGCCTCGGCCCAGCGGGCTGTACGGCACGAAGCCGATCCCCAGCTCCCGAACGGTCTCCAGGATCTCGCCCTCCGGGTCACGGCTCCAAAGCGAATATTCGGTCTGGAGCGCCGCGATCGGATGAACGGCGTGCGCGCGCCGGATTGTTGCGGGCGCCGCTTCCGAAAGGCCGAGGTGGCGCACCTTGCCCTCGCGGACCAGATCGGCCATCGCGCCCACCGTGTCCTCTATCGGCGTGTCGGGGTCCACACGGTGCTGATAAAAGAGATCGATCACCTCGATTCCTAGCCGGCGCAGGCTCGCTTCGCAGGCCGCTCGGACATAATCGGGTCGCCCGCACACGCCCTGAAGCTCCCGTCCCCGTCCCGGACACTGCCGAACTTGGTCGCAAGCACGACCTTGTCACGACGATCGCGGATCGCGCGTCCGACCAGCTCCTCGTTTCGGCCAACGCCATACATATCGGCCGTGTCGAGAAAGGTCAGGCCGAGTTCGATCGCACGGTGAATCGTTGCTACCGCCTCGGCGTCGTCGGCCTGTCCGTAGAACTCGGACATACCCATGCATCCCAGTCCCAGCGCCGACACGCGCAACTCGCCGCCCAGCGTTCGTTGTTTCACCGTCATTGTTGATCCTTTCGTCTTCGGGCGAGTGCGCGGATTTGGGCTCGCTTCCAATCCTGCAAATCAGCGATGGCGGCGAACTCAGCGACGCCGCTCACTTCCTAGTCCGGCCCGAACTCGGCCGTCCTGACGCCGACATGCCCCATAAGCCGAACGACTGGCGGCGCGCGCTCGGTCTGTGCAGTTCGCGTGGTGTAACCTGGCGCGCGATCTGGTGCTTACCAGCCGTATCCATGAACATTGCGATCCGGACGAAAGAGCAGGAGCGCAACCACCCACTGCTCTTTCGCCTTGCTGATATCGTTCGATCCCCGACTCTCCCCTCGCACAACACATCAGTTTAACATAATCTATGTTATCGGACTGACGGATTTGCTTTACGGTCGAAGCACTTAGACCGCTCTGGCGGCCATCATCCGATCAGCGACACCCGCTCGCGCTGGCGTTGCTCTTGCTCCGCGAGCCACACATGAAACTGCGCCAAAATGTCGGCAACGTCCAGCCCAGTTCGACTATGGTGCAGGCCAACCCGAACGCGCAGCGGTGCCGGCCAATCTTTGCAGTTCTGGATCAACATCGCTTGTACCCATTTGGGCGTGCTGGCGAGCAGCCATTCGAGCGAATGCCATTCGTAAGCGGGCCTCACGCCCGACATCAGGCGGCTGACCGGCTCGTCCGACAGCAGTGCGATGACAGCGCATGAGACGTGAGCACGATACGCAGGCGAGAGTTCGTGAAAGGGCTGCTCTTCCCAGGTTTGCGGGTCGTGATCGGGCATGTTTGACAGCAACGGGCTGTTGAACAGATTTATGCGGCTGGTGCGATTGATGTCGGGCGCCAGCAAGGCTCGCGTGAGCCCGTGCAACACGGCGAGGAATTGCCGAGCCGAGACCTGCCCTACCCCGGTCAGCGACGCAGATCTGCCGAGCAGCGCCTTCCGCAACTCGCCATCGAATGCGAACAGGAGGTTCAAAGCGCGGGGCACATCCTCCGACGGACATTCTGACGCGGGTTTCGGGCCGCTCCAATGGTTTGTTCTGAGAGGTACGCCGCAGTCGGTGCAGGTGAACTCGATCCGGCTCCGCCAGCTGAAGCGGGGCTCATGGTGGGGCTGACAGCGGCGGCAGAAGTCCTGCCGCCAAGTGCCGTGCCGGCGACAGAAGACGAGCGGGAGCGCCGCTTCGGCATCGAGGTAGGCGCCACCTGTGGCGTGGCCTTCGGCAAGGCAGACATGGCACCAGGCGAGATCGAGCTCGCCTCGCGCTCGCCCTTTTCCGTCGGTTCGTGGCAACCAGGCGGCCACCAGCCACGGCCAGCGGCGCTTCAGGGCGAGGCGCATGATCGCCTCCTGATCGACGCGGAGCCGTTGCGCCGCGGATTTCGCCTCCGACCCTTTCCATTCTACGTCCGCTCTGACCTTGGTGCCCGAACTGCCCGGGGATAGCTCCTGCCGCAAATCAGTGATGGACACCTCATAACAAGCGGCGATGCGCGCCAGCCAGGAGGAGATGAGCTCGTCAGGATGAGGCCGTGCCGCGATCGGCAGCGCGCCCGACACGGCTCACACTCTTCCCCTGGCCCGCGTTCGCGCTCGGCGCTGGGCAATCACCTTCATGCTGACCGAAGGCATCAAGAGGTCGTCGGCATCGAGGTCGCTGGCCTCGATGCATTCGCTGCCGTTCTCGATCGCACGAATAGCCAACGTCTCGACGAGGCGGAAGATGCGCCCGGTATTGCCGTCGGAGAGATCGAGTACCGACGTGCGGCAACGCTCCTCTTCCAGCTGTGAAGATCTCCGAAGCGGCAAGATCGCAGCTAGCGTGACCATCAACAGGCGGAACGCTTCGTCGTTCTGCCACCGAACCAGTTCGACCGCGTCGAACCGCTCGGCGAGCGCCGCGTCTGTGAGCAGCGCCGCCTGCGCCTCGTGGTTGCCGGTGCAGACGAGTGGGATCTGCAGGTCGTTCGCGAGATAGCGGAGCGTGTTGAGGAAGATGCGCTGCTGGCGCGGCGTGCAGGCCAGCATATGGTTGATCTCATCCAGAATCAGCATGCGAGCACCCACCTGCCCCATCAGCCGGCGAGTCAGGAGGCGCGCGCGCTGCGTGTCCCCCCGCGCAGCGAAGCCGGCGCGGAGCTTCTCGAGGACCTCGCCGTAGAACTCGCCGTCGGTCGGCTGCGGTGGCAGCTGGACGGCGACAACCGGTATCGTCGCCACACCGGTCGCCTCGTTGAACCCGCGCGGGTTCTCTGCCTCAAAGCGCTCCACGATGCGCGACTTGCCCATGCCGGTTTGGCCGTAGATCAGCAGGCACGGCATGCGCGTGCGCGGCGGATAGCGCAGCATCGCGTCCAGCGTCTTGCGCACCGCTTCCGCCTTCGGGAAGCCGAGCCACCGATCCTTGCGGATCCAGGCGATCCGGTCGGCGTCGGGCCAACGCGCGCGCGCGCGATAACTATCGGCGAGATGGAAGAGGTCGCTCATCGGGGCATCTCCTCGACAAGATACGGAAGCACCTTCTGATCGCCGTCCGTCCTCTCCTCTACCGCAGATGCGCCTACGGCAGGGGTTACCTGCTCAAGCCGGCGCTTGCTGCCACCCCTTGCCCGACGGGCGTCGCGCAGTGCCGCTTTGGTCCGCTGAAGCGCGAGCCGCGCGGCCTTGGTCTTGTGCGCCGCTTCCGCGACGATCAATCGCTGGGTCTCGACAGCCTGGAAGATCAGCGTCTCGTCGACAGCCTGCTGGCCGCGCTCCCGCAAAGTGCGAACCGCCTCCCTCTGCTCCCAGCGGGTGATCGCGGGACGCCGCAGATCGCGATAGGGCACCTCGAGGTGCTCGCCATGTGGTAGCTCGAGCCAGACGCGCGAAAGGTCGCGGGGATCCCACCGCACCGGCATCGTCTGCCCCGGCCGCGTGTACCAGCAGGATAGCGCATCATCCCAATAATGAGTGCGGAACAGCTCGATGCCGTGTGGTGTTACGGCGCGCAGCTCGCAGGGTAGAAAGTCGAACAGAAACGCGGCATCGTCGGCCGGAAGGCGGACCAGCTCCGGGCGTCGTTCCACCCCCTCGGCCCAAGCAAGGGCGGGCGGAATGCCGATCCCACGGTGCCGCTCCGCATGATATGGGCCGATGATCTGCGCGGCGAGCCAGACTTCCAGCTCGCTCAGCGTCATGCACGCCTCACCTTCCGCATCGTAGTCGCCACGCTCGGCGACGTTAGAGAATGTAGTTCCGGGTAGGAGGTGGACGGCCCCCATCATCGTGCCAATCAGCCGCTCGATGTGACCGCCAAAGTGCGGCCGACGCACCGGCCGATATTCGACCGCAATCGAGTGAGCTCGGCAGCCGCGCTTCAGCGCGTCTGAGCGGTGCTCGCGCGCGTTGTCGAGGTGCAGCCGATCCATGAGCCCCTGGCTGTCCCACGGTGCCTTCATGCTCCGCTCAGCCAACCAGTCCCGCTTGGGGAGAACGGCGTGCCGCATGCACATACCGACTGAAACAGCGGACGGCGCGAGCATGTGGAGGTGGAAGCCGGGCACGGTTCGGCTCGCCACGTCGATCATCAGCGTGAGCCAAGGCCGGCCGATAGGCTTGCGGTACAGGTCGTCGACAACGATCACGTCGACCAGCGTGTGGTCCGACTGCACGAGCTCAAGCGCGTAGTCCGCCTCGAGCACGCCTCGCGTTGGCTCCCACTTGTCAGCCGCTGACTTGGCACCCTGTCTGCGGGCCGTAACGATCTGAGGAGCGAGCCGAGCCAACCGGGCCTGGATCGCCTTAGTGCTGGGCACCTTGACCCCGATCTTCGTTCCTTCGTGTCGCAGCCAGCGGCGGAGCGCCTGAACGCTGGGCTTCTCGAGTGTGAGGTAGAACTCAGCGATGCCGCGAGCGATAAGATGCTCAGCCGCGGCCGAGAGCCGCTGCTCCCCCTTCTCCCTTCCTCGCGGTCGCGGCAGCAGTGACGCCGCAGCGGGCGAGGCTCGGTAGAGTTGCAGGAGCTTGTGGAAGCGAGCGCGGCCGAGTTCTAGCTGGACCATCGCCTGGGCGGCCACATCGCCGGGCACGCGCGTCATCGAGGCGAGCGGGCGAATGATCTTCTCGCGGCGATGCGCCTCCGCCCAGTCGGCGTCGCTCGCCGTCCTCAGGTCCGCGGTTCGCATGGCACGACGCCTCGGCTAGTCCCAGCTGGGCGATCGTCCGCTGTTTCGGGAACAATGTCCACTGTTTCAGGTGCAGGTCGTCGCTCAGCGGCAATCTAGCCGCGAGTCCACCCTTTCAGGAGAACCGACACCACCCCTGCCCGGCAAGCTCAAGTCTGTCCGATAAGAAAGATTATCGGACAGACGTCTTAGGTAGGCCGCTGCGGTTGAACGATCGGAATCCGATCGTCACTCCGCAATGCTGAAGGGCGATCGCTGACCGATGGAGTGGCCGTAGATCGCCGGACACACCAGAAAGAGCAGCGCCTGCCGTCGACGACGGCGGCGCTGCCTAGTCTTCCGGCCCAACGTTTCAGAGCCGGATTATTCCTCCCGCTGCCCGAACAGGCTGAGCAGCAGCTGGAAGAGGTTCACCAGGTTCAGGTAAAGCGAAAGCGCGCCCATCACGGCCAGCTTTTCGGCTCGCTCCGACCCGGCATAAGCCAGATATTCGCTCTTCAGGCGCTGCGTGTCCCAGGCCGTCAGGCCGGTGAACACGAGCACGCCGACAATCGAGAAGACGAGCTGCAGCGTCGAGGAGCCGACGAACAGGTTGACGATGCTCGCGATCACGACGCCGATCAGGCCAACCATCAGGAAGGTGGACCAGCGCGACAGGTCGACGTTGGTCGTATAGCCCCACAGGCTCATGGCGGCGAACACGGCCGCGGCGCTGAAGAAGGCCAGCGCGATGCTGGTGCCCGTGAACACCAGGAAGATACTGGCCATCGATACGCCCATGACCGCAGCAAAGGCGAAGAACGCCGTTCGCGCCTGTCCTGTCGTCATGCGCTCGACCCTGAACGAGAAGAACATGACAAATGCCAGCGGCGCGAAGATCGCGACCCACTTAAGCGGCGTGCCAAAGATTGGCTGGTACAGCGCTGGCACGCTGGCGACGAGGAATGCCACCAGCGCTGTAATGCCGAGGCCGAGCGCCATGTTGCGATAGACGCCGAGCATGTGCCGGCGTAGGCCTTCATCATAGACGGCCGTGGTTGTGGCCCGGGCCGACGGGAAAGGCCGATAGGTATTCGGTTCGAAAATTCTGTTCATGCCTCACTCCATTGCTCCAATGTCAATGAGGCACTCGGCCGGCTCCACCTGGGAGCCCGCGATCCTGCACCGAGCGCACTCGATGCGGTCCGACATGACGATGGCGTAACGCCGTCGACAGAGGGGCCCGGTCCGCAGGCTTAATGTTGTATTCGCCCGCACCCGTTTCAAGGGCGGAGATGCTTGCGAAGTGCTTTGCTGACTTCGCTAAATTCCACTTGAAACCTCTTGAGCCGTTCCTAGTTTTTCGATTGCCGGACGCCGTTCGGGTCCGGTGGACATAGAGGGCGTCGGCTCTCCGTTTCCGACGCTTCTCATGCCCAGATTGCTCACAGGAGGATTTGGAGATGAGAACCAACTTCGACTTTGCGCCGTATCGGCGATCGACGGTCGGCTTCGACCGTCTGTTCAACCTGCTCGAGGCAGGTGCCCGCGACGACGATGGCTACCCGCCCTTCGATATCGTCAAGGAAGGCGAGGACAGTTACCGCATCACGCTTGCGGTGGCCGGCTTCCGCCCGGAGGACATCGAGATCGTCGCTCAGCAGAATCTGCTCAGCGTCACCGGCAAGCGCGCCGAGGATGACGGGAAGGGCGAGTATCTGCACCGCGGCATCGCTGCCCGCTCGTTCGAGCGGCGCTTCCAGTTGGCTGATTTCATCGAGGCCGGCGACGCCCGGTTCGAGAATGGCCTTCTGTCGATCGCGCTGAAGCGCGTCGTCCCCGAGGCCATGAAGCCGCGCAAGATCGAGATCGCCGGCGGGACCGGCGACAGCGATCGGCTCGAAGCGCCCAAAGGCGAGAACAGCGCAGCGGCCTGATCGCGCGATAGATGTGGCTCCGCCGGCGCGCCGCTTCGGCGGCGCGGCCGATGGACCATGTCCAACGCCTGCCAGGAAAGGAGGATAATCATCATGGCAATTCGTGATCTCATTCCCTGGGGCCGGCAGGAGAGCCGCGCTCCAGAACGGACCGACGACAGGTCCGACCAGCAGCACCCGCTTGTGTCCCTGCACCGCGACGTGAACCGCCTGTTCGACGACGTCTTCCGGGGCTTCGGCGTACCGGCTTTGAGCGGCTGGGGGCGCAGCCTCGAGTGGCCGACGATTGAGCTTTCGGAGACCGACAAGGAGATCCGCGTCACCGCGGAGCTGCCCGGGATGGATGAGAAGGACGTCGACATCAGCGTCGACGACAATGTCTTGTCGATCCGCGGCGAGAAGCGCTCCGAAACCGAGGACAAGGAGCGCGGCTATTCGGAGCGGAGCTATGGTCGCTTCGAGCGGCATATCGGGCTGCCGCGTGGGGTCGAGCAGGACCGGGCAAGCGCGACGTTCAACAAGGGCGTGCTGACGATCGTCCTGCCCAAGTCCGCGGAGGCGATCGAGAGCCGGCGCAGCATTCCGATCAACGCAGGCTGATGAGACGTCGGGCAGCCGCCGTCGGCGGCTGCCCGTTTCGAGGGCGCAAATGGCAACACGAGCTGATTCTCTTCCACCGTACATTGCGACGCCGCGCGTGCTGGCTCCGCGCCTTGCGGAGTTTGCCAACGATAACGTCGCGACCGAGGTGTCTTCGCCGTTTGATACGGCGTGGCGACGCTACGCAAGCGCGCTGCCGACGGACGCATTCGCCATCATCGAACCCGATCCGCTCGCCGGTCGGTCCGGCGGCCGCGCCCGTGAGGGTCGATGGCGGCTGCGTTTCCGCCCGCGGTCGCGCCCGTTGGTCGATCCGCTCACCGGCTGGACGGGAGGAAGCGACCCCCTCGCCCATCTGGAGCTCGGCTTCCCTTCGCGTGAAGCCGCCGAGGGTTATTGCCGGCGGTACGGCCTCTCCTACGAGAGCCGGGGCGCACCGCGAGCGTCGGGACCTCGGCCACGGGAGGAGATGGCTTTCATCCCGGTCGGCGCGCCTACCTGCTGCATGCCTGCGGGTCCTCATCCCGTGTGCTGCGGCAACGCGACGTCGGAGCCGATCGAGGCTGCCCATGCGGACACCTGAACAAGGCTTGCCGTCGCGCAGGTAACAGGGACCCAACGCTTGGCATTCCCCTGCCCCAACTGCCGCCACCAGCTTCACTTGGAGGAAAGCGCCTGCCCGAGCTGCGCACACGCCGTTGGCTATGACTGGCGCATAGACGCCTTTCGTCATCTCGACCCCAGGGCGCGCGAGTGGCACGATGCAGAGGGATCAGCCGCCGCGGTAAAGCCTTGCGCCAATGTTCATTACGGCGCGTGCAATTGGCTGGCAGATGAGACGGGCGCTGAAGCGCTCGGTCCGACCCGAGCAATGTGCCGCGCCTGCCGGCACAATCGCATGATCCCCGATCTCGCGGTGCGCGGCGTCCTTCAACGCTGGCGGCGGATCGAGGAGGCCAAGCGGCGCATGATTCGCGGTGCGATCAAGCTCGGCCTGCCCCTCGAGACCAAGGCCGAGCGCGGAGACGGGCTCGCCTTCGATTTCTTGTACGATGCCGCCGCCGAGAACGGCTATGTCCCACAGCTTCTCACCGGCCATGCCGGGGGTGTCATCACGCTGAACGTGATCGAGGCGG harbors:
- a CDS encoding Rossmann-fold NAD(P)-binding domain-containing protein, which encodes MSETAIWAQDLADSGITVNALLPGGATLTGMIPEGLPDSARARLLSPEIVVPPLLWLCSDAAAAVTGKRLDARRWTGAQPAGEPGHDAIEDVAW
- a CDS encoding SDR family NAD(P)-dependent oxidoreductase — its product is MSAPEEHGLADQVAIVTGGGCGLGRAMTLGLAQAGVRVIATAARELAEVEAVAQEAERACGDDRVRPLLADVTRAADCAAAVREAVARFGRLDILVNNAGRGMKYVSDTFLTEPSRFWEVAPDTWRMVIDTNVNGPFLMARTAVPAMLERGSGRIINVSMNRETMRRRGFSPYGPSKAALVVRNRDLGAGPC
- a CDS encoding TniQ family protein gives rise to the protein MSGALPIAARPHPDELISSWLARIAACYEVSITDLRQELSPGSSGTKVRADVEWKGSEAKSAAQRLRVDQEAIMRLALKRRWPWLVAAWLPRTDGKGRARGELDLAWCHVCLAEGHATGGAYLDAEAALPLVFCRRHGTWRQDFCRRCQPHHEPRFSWRSRIEFTCTDCGVPLRTNHWSGPKPASECPSEDVPRALNLLFAFDGELRKALLGRSASLTGVGQVSARQFLAVLHGLTRALLAPDINRTSRINLFNSPLLSNMPDHDPQTWEEQPFHELSPAYRAHVSCAVIALLSDEPVSRLMSGVRPAYEWHSLEWLLASTPKWVQAMLIQNCKDWPAPLRVRVGLHHSRTGLDVADILAQFHVWLAEQEQRQRERVSLIG
- a CDS encoding TniB family NTP-binding protein; translated protein: MSDLFHLADSYRARARWPDADRIAWIRKDRWLGFPKAEAVRKTLDAMLRYPPRTRMPCLLIYGQTGMGKSRIVERFEAENPRGFNEATGVATIPVVAVQLPPQPTDGEFYGEVLEKLRAGFAARGDTQRARLLTRRLMGQVGARMLILDEINHMLACTPRQQRIFLNTLRYLANDLQIPLVCTGNHEAQAALLTDAALAERFDAVELVRWQNDEAFRLLMVTLAAILPLRRSSQLEEERCRTSVLDLSDGNTGRIFRLVETLAIRAIENGSECIEASDLDADDLLMPSVSMKVIAQRRARTRARGRV
- a CDS encoding Mu transposase C-terminal domain-containing protein — its product is MRTADLRTASDADWAEAHRREKIIRPLASMTRVPGDVAAQAMVQLELGRARFHKLLQLYRASPAAASLLPRPRGREKGEQRLSAAAEHLIARGIAEFYLTLEKPSVQALRRWLRHEGTKIGVKVPSTKAIQARLARLAPQIVTARRQGAKSAADKWEPTRGVLEADYALELVQSDHTLVDVIVVDDLYRKPIGRPWLTLMIDVASRTVPGFHLHMLAPSAVSVGMCMRHAVLPKRDWLAERSMKAPWDSQGLMDRLHLDNAREHRSDALKRGCRAHSIAVEYRPVRRPHFGGHIERLIGTMMGAVHLLPGTTFSNVAERGDYDAEGEACMTLSELEVWLAAQIIGPYHAERHRGIGIPPALAWAEGVERRPELVRLPADDAAFLFDFLPCELRAVTPHGIELFRTHYWDDALSCWYTRPGQTMPVRWDPRDLSRVWLELPHGEHLEVPYRDLRRPAITRWEQREAVRTLRERGQQAVDETLIFQAVETQRLIVAEAAHKTKAARLALQRTKAALRDARRARGGSKRRLEQVTPAVGASAVEERTDGDQKVLPYLVEEMPR
- a CDS encoding Bax inhibitor-1/YccA family protein, whose protein sequence is MNRIFEPNTYRPFPSARATTTAVYDEGLRRHMLGVYRNMALGLGITALVAFLVASVPALYQPIFGTPLKWVAIFAPLAFVMFFSFRVERMTTGQARTAFFAFAAVMGVSMASIFLVFTGTSIALAFFSAAAVFAAMSLWGYTTNVDLSRWSTFLMVGLIGVVIASIVNLFVGSSTLQLVFSIVGVLVFTGLTAWDTQRLKSEYLAYAGSERAEKLAVMGALSLYLNLVNLFQLLLSLFGQREE
- a CDS encoding Hsp20 family protein; this translates as MRTNFDFAPYRRSTVGFDRLFNLLEAGARDDDGYPPFDIVKEGEDSYRITLAVAGFRPEDIEIVAQQNLLSVTGKRAEDDGKGEYLHRGIAARSFERRFQLADFIEAGDARFENGLLSIALKRVVPEAMKPRKIEIAGGTGDSDRLEAPKGENSAAA
- a CDS encoding Hsp20/alpha crystallin family protein encodes the protein MAIRDLIPWGRQESRAPERTDDRSDQQHPLVSLHRDVNRLFDDVFRGFGVPALSGWGRSLEWPTIELSETDKEIRVTAELPGMDEKDVDISVDDNVLSIRGEKRSETEDKERGYSERSYGRFERHIGLPRGVEQDRASATFNKGVLTIVLPKSAEAIESRRSIPINAG
- a CDS encoding NADH dehydrogenase ubiquinone Fe-S protein 4, which codes for MSSPFDTAWRRYASALPTDAFAIIEPDPLAGRSGGRAREGRWRLRFRPRSRPLVDPLTGWTGGSDPLAHLELGFPSREAAEGYCRRYGLSYESRGAPRASGPRPREEMAFIPVGAPTCCMPAGPHPVCCGNATSEPIEAAHADT